One region of Solanum pennellii chromosome 6, SPENNV200 genomic DNA includes:
- the LOC107021055 gene encoding F-box/WD-40 repeat-containing protein At5g21040-like, translating into MAFECQKSIESLRICSIEPSKNRDNLTLESEKIKPLYKLDAKGGIVNSKCEELLTGNEVLPGCQSITELPPVLISEIFNLLEPKELGIVSCACTLLYQIASEHHVWKEFYCERWGQPILQAPFGAGHSDGKLWKELFVEREFRSKTFMGRYTIDMLYGHTEDVRAVFVLASKKLVFTSGYDQIVRMWDLEEGLSIASSESLGCTIRAVAADSTLLVAGGTGGFIHGWKANEENPHLFDLRASQNEEMEFHVWEHGGPITCLALDFNRMYSGSWDMSIRVWDRSSLECLKVLVHSDWVWNLAPHDTTVASTAGSDLYVWDTNSGSKLAIINNAHAGYTYSLARSHTGKLLFTGGEDGAIHMFEIFENAMYHVRRVATWIPHLSAVYSLAFEFPWLVSASSDGKLSLIDVRKLLRTNRNSALNSSSKAVNLVDNVEPPQRMLHGFGSNLFAVDVGSNRIVCTGEEGLVRVWNFSQALENEQRVQALRGLRLENRMRRRNRQLETNDKGRRGNQCSFTEKKNQLDGHRNSWNNRRKMVWKVKA; encoded by the coding sequence ATGGCATTTGAATGCCAAAAAAGTATTGAGAGTTTGAGAATTTGTTCAATTGAACCTTCTAAGAATCGAGATAATTTGACATTAGAATCGGAAAAAATAAAACCTCTATATAAATTGGATGCTAAAGGTGGGATTGTGAATTCAAAATGTGAGGAGTTGCTTACTGGTAATGAAGTTCTTCCTGGTTGTCAGTCCATTACTGAACTTCCTCCGGTGTTGATTtcagaaatatttaatttgttagaGCCAAAGGAGCTAGGTATTGTTTCGTGTGCTTGTACGTTATTGTATCAGATTGCATCGGAGCACCATGTCTGGAAGGAGTTCTATTGTGAAAGGTGGGGGCAGCCAATATTGCAGGCACCTTTTGGTGCAGGGCATTCGGATGGAAAGTTGTGGAAGGAGCTGTTTGTGGAGAGGGAGTTTCGGAGTAAAACATTCATGGGACGTTATACTATAGATATGTTGTATGGTCATACTGAGGATGTTAGAGCAGTTTTTGTTTTAGCTTCAAAGAAGCTTGTGTTTACTTCAGGTTATGATCAAATAGTGCGAATGTGGGACTTAGAAGAAGGGTTGTCAATTGCCTCATCTGAATCTCTTGGCTGCACTATCCGTGCAGTTGCAGCTGATTCAACGCTGTTAGTGGCTGGGGGTACTGGTGGATTCATACATGGTTGGAAAGCGAATGAAGAAAATCCTCATTTGTTTGATCTTAGAGCATCTCAGAACGAGGAAATGGAATTCCATGTTTGGGAACATGGTGGGCCAATAACATGTCTTGCGTTGGATTTCAATAGGATGTATAGCGGTTCATGGGACATGAGTATTCGTGTTTGGGATCGATCTTCTCTGGAGTGTTTGAAAGTTTTGGTACACAGTGACTGGGTGTGGAATCTTGCTCCACATGATACAACAGTGGCAAGCACAGCAGGCTCGGATCTTTATGTTTGGGATACTAATAGTGGGTCAAAACTTGCTATAATCAACAATGCTCATGCTGGATATACTTACTCTCTGGCGCGAAGCCACACTGGGAAGCTTCTGTTCACTGGTGGGGAAGATGGAGCTATTCACatgtttgaaatctttgaaaatgcTATGTACCATGTCAGACGAGTTGCAACATGGATTCCTCACTTGAGTGCTGTTTACTCTCTTGCATTTGAGTTCCCTTGGCTTGTTTCAGCTTCAAGTGATGGAAAACTTTCACTTATTGATGTGAGAAAGCTGTTGAGAACAAACCGGAATTCCGCACTGAATAGTTCTTCTAAAGCTGTTAATCTGGTTGATAATGTCGAACCACCACAGAGAATGCTACATGGTTTTGGGAGCAATTTGTTTGCGGTGGATGTTGGATCTAACCGAATTGTGTGCACTGGTGAAGAAGGTCTTGTCAGGGTATGGAACTTCTCTCAAGCTTTGGAGAATGAGCAGCGGGTCCAAGCTCTAAGAGGTTTAAGGTTAGAGAATAGAATGAGAAGGCGTAATCGTCAGCTGGAAACGAATGATAAAGGTAGACGTGGTAATCAGTGCTCATTTACAGAAAAGAAGAACCAATTAGATGGTCATAGAAACAGTTGGAACAACAGACGAAAGATGGTTTGGAAGGTGAAGGCCTAG
- the LOC107021056 gene encoding xylogen-like protein 11 codes for MATSTTTVVTTVLILSLFSSLIPSTKAQDSPPAPAAPAPSPGVDCFRVLVNMSDCLTFVERGSNTTTPGKGCCPEIAGLLDSNPICLCHMLGRAHSGAKIGFNIDVDKALKLPSACSLEFPPATTCSDLGIPVGAPLPSEESPAPSPGGFATTPTSDNINAASIIVFYKMQFLIGMAIMFFTSFF; via the exons ATGGCCACATCCACCACAACAGTTGTCACCACAGTTCTCATTCTCTCACTATTCTCCTCCCTGATTCCATCCACCAAAGCACAAGACTCGCCGCCGGCACCAGCAGCTCCGGCACCGAGCCCCGGAGTTGATTGCTTTAGAGTTTTAGTGAACATGTCCGATTGCTTAACATTTGTCGAAAGAGGAAGCAATACAACTACACCGGGTAAAGGATGTTGCCCGGAAATTGCTGGATTGTTAGATAGTAACCCTATTTGCTTGTGCCATATGCTTGGCCGAGCTCACTCCGGTGCTAAAATTGGGTTCAATATTGATGTCGATAAGGCACTTAAACTTCCTTCTGCTTGTAGTTTGGAGTTTCCACCAGCTACCACTTGCTCAG ATCTTGGCATCCCAGTCGGAGCTCCATTACCAAGTGAGGAAAGCCCTGCTCCATCACCTG GAGGATTTGCAACTACTCCTACATCTGACAATATTAATGCAGCTTCAATCATTGTATTCTACAAGATGCAATTCCTTATTGGCATGGCCATTATGTTTTTCACAAGCTTTTTTTGA
- the LOC107023374 gene encoding protein FAR1-RELATED SEQUENCE 3 isoform X1 gives MDVEEGNMNQQGGITDDGDDEPSESGEANVNGRSNAPDGDNIVEPQMGMVFLSADQAKNFYDEYARRLGFNTRVFQFNRLKTDFLCDKVGLRRVSGESCDAMLRVELKGQNKWVVTKYVKDHCHSLVYPNKVHHQRSHKHFAVTKKKVPENNQGVGVVPSGVMYVSVDCNRIPVEMNHGAKRTRPEESDQTVKNSTLQGFSPRHCNQRRTLGRDAQNLLDYFKKMQAENPGFYYAIQLDEDNRMSSVFWADARSRNAYSHFGDAVILDTMYRVNQCKVPFAPLTGVNHHGQAILFGCALLLDESEATFVWLFKTFLAAMNDRAPVSLITDQDTVIQSAVSQVFPETRHCINKWHVLRAGQDRMSHVCHMFPNFQVELYNCINLTETVEEFESYWEMILDKYDLKKNDWLQSIYNTRRQWAPVYFRDTFFAAVSPNQEYECSFFDGYVSQQITLPLFFRQYERALENSFEKETEADFDTICTTPPLKTPSPMEKQAATLYTKKIFLKFQEELVETFVYTANRIDGDGVISTFRVAKFEDDQKAYLVSLNISELKANCSCQMFECSGILCRHILTVFTVTNILTLPSHYILKRWTINAKCGAESDEHVQLHDTESMARRYNSLCREAIRCAEEGAVSQETYNAALGALKEGGKKVALAKRNVSKVSPPRSQASCVGYDDRRTSTSASEMTPLLWPRQDEMTKRFNLNDTGSPAQAVADLNPQRMAPVSLHRDDGHADNMVILPCLKSMTWVMENKTSAPANRVAVINLKLQDYSRTPSRESEVKFQLSQVTLEPMMKSMAYISEQLSAPANRVAVINLKLQDTETTSGESEVKFQVSRDTLGAMLRSMAYIREQLSNTVESQLEIPAKKQRK, from the exons ATGGATGTTGAAGAAGGGAACATGAACCAGCAAGGTGGTATAACTGATGACGGTGATGATGAACCCAGTGAGAGTGGAGAAGCAAATGTAAATGGAAGATCAAATGCACCTGATGGAGATAACATTGTTGAGCCGCAAATGGGTATGGTATTTCTTTCTGCAGATCAAGCAAAGAATTTCTATGATGAGTATGCTAGGCGTTTGGGTTTTAACACCCGTGTCTTTCAGTTTAATCGACTGAAGACTGATTTCTTATGTGACAAGGTTGGTTTGAGAAGAGTGTCGGGTGAATCCTGTGATGCAATGCTTAGAGTGGAGTTAAAAGGTCAAAACAAGTGGGTTGTGACCAAATATGTGAAGGACCACTGTCACTCCCTTGTGTATCCCAACAAGGTGCATCATCAGAGATCGCACAAGCATTTTGCGGTGACAAAAAAGAAGGTACCTGAGAATAATCAGGGTGTTGGAGTTGTTCCTAGTGGTGTAATGTATGTCTCAGTAGACTGTAACCGCATCCCTGTAGAGATGAACCATGGAGCTAAGAGAACTCGTCCTGAAGAGTCAGATCAAACTGTTAAGAATTCTACACTTCAGGGTTTTTCTCCTAGACATTGCAATCAACGAAGAACATTAGGGAGAGATGCTCAGAATCTTCTCGATTACTTCAAGAAAATGCAGGCTGAGAATCCCGGATTTTACTATGCCATACAATTGGACGAAGATAATCGCATGTCTAGTGTATTTTGGGCTGATGCAAGGTCAAGAAATGCATACAGTCATTTTGGTGATGCCGTTATACTGGACACGATGTACAGAGTTAATCAGTGCAAAGTCCCATTTGCTCCGCTCACAGGAGTAAATCATCATGGTCAGGCAATTTTGTTTGGTTGTGCACTTCTTCTAGATGAGTCTGAGGCTACATTTGTCTGGCTATTCAAGACCTTCCTTGCCGCTATGAATGACCGTGCCCCGGTCTCATTAATTACTGATCAGGACACTGTTATACAATCTGCAGTTTCTCAAGTTTTTCCTGAAACACGGCACTGTATCAACAAGTGGCATGTATTAAGGGCTGGCCAGGACAGAATGTCTCATGTATGTCACATGTTCCCAAATTTCCAGGTTGAACTCTATAATTGTATCAATTTGACTGAGACAGTTGAAGAATTTGAATCGTATTGGGAGATGATCCTTGATAAGTATGACCTGAAGAAGAATGATTGGCTTCAATCCATATATAATACACGTCGACAGTGGGCACCAGTTTATTTTCGTGATACTTTCTTTGCAGCCGTTTCTCCTAACCAGGAATATGAATGTTCTTTTTTCGATGGGTATGTGAGTCAACAGATTACATTGCCATTGTTCTTCAGGCAATATGAAAGAGCTTTGGAGAATTCATTTGAGAAGGAAACAGAAGCTGATTTTGATACAATATGCACCACTCCACCACTAAAGACACCATCTCCAATGGAGAAACAGGCAGCAACTTTATATACGaagaaaatattcttaaaatttcaagAAGAGTTGGTGGAGACATTTGTCTACACTGCAAACAGAATTGATGGAGATGGGGTTATCAGCACATTCAGAGTTGCAAAATTTGAGGATGACCAGAAAGCATACCTTGTCTCATTGAATATATCTGAACTGAAAGCAAATTGTAGCTGCCAGATGTTTGAATGTAGTGGTATCCTCTGTAGACATATTCTTACAGTTTTTACAGTAACTAATATTCTTACATTGCCATCTCATTACATCTTGAAAAGGTGGACAATAAATGCAAAATGTGGTGCTGAATCAGATGAACATGTACAACTTCATGATACTGAATCAATGGCTCGGAGATACAACAGTCTCTGCAGGGAAGCCATAAGATGTGCTGAAGAAGGGGCTGTATCTCAAGAGACATATAATGCTGCATTAGGTGCTCTTAAAGAAGGAGGAAAGAAAGTGGCTCTTGCAAAAAGAAATGTTTCTAAAGTTTCACCTCCTAGATCACAAGCCAGTTGTGTTGGCTATGATGATCGGAGGACGTCTACCTCTGCTTCGGAAATGACCCCATTATTGTGGCCAAGACAAGATGAAATGACAAAGCGCTTTAATCTTAATGATACTGGTAGTCCTGCTCAGGCTGTTGCTGATTTAAATCCCCAGCGCATGGCCCCTGTTTCTCTTCACCGTGATGATGGTCATGCAGATAACATG GTGATTCTTCCTTGCCTCAAGTCAATGACATGGGTGATGGAGAATAAAACTTCAGCACCTGCGAATAGAGTTGCTGTCATCAACCTGAAG CTGCAAGATTACAGTAGGACTCCTTCACGAGAATCAGAAGTTAAGTTTCAGCTATCCCAGGTCACACTAGAGCCCATGATGAAGTCTATGGCTTATATCAGCGAGCAACTTTCCGCCCCAGCTAATAGGGTTGCTGTCATCAATCTGAAG CTTCAAGATACTGAAACAACTTCAGGAGAGTCAGAGGTGAAATTTCAGGTTTCTAGAGATACTTTAGGTGCCATGTTGAGGTCAATGGCATATATCCGTGAGCAACTGTCGAATACA GTTGAGTCGCAACTGGAGATTCCAGCAAAAAAGCAACGGAAATAG
- the LOC107023374 gene encoding protein FAR1-RELATED SEQUENCE 3 isoform X2 has translation MEDQMHLMEITLLSRKWVGLRRVSGESCDAMLRVELKGQNKWVVTKYVKDHCHSLVYPNKVHHQRSHKHFAVTKKKVPENNQGVGVVPSGVMYVSVDCNRIPVEMNHGAKRTRPEESDQTVKNSTLQGFSPRHCNQRRTLGRDAQNLLDYFKKMQAENPGFYYAIQLDEDNRMSSVFWADARSRNAYSHFGDAVILDTMYRVNQCKVPFAPLTGVNHHGQAILFGCALLLDESEATFVWLFKTFLAAMNDRAPVSLITDQDTVIQSAVSQVFPETRHCINKWHVLRAGQDRMSHVCHMFPNFQVELYNCINLTETVEEFESYWEMILDKYDLKKNDWLQSIYNTRRQWAPVYFRDTFFAAVSPNQEYECSFFDGYVSQQITLPLFFRQYERALENSFEKETEADFDTICTTPPLKTPSPMEKQAATLYTKKIFLKFQEELVETFVYTANRIDGDGVISTFRVAKFEDDQKAYLVSLNISELKANCSCQMFECSGILCRHILTVFTVTNILTLPSHYILKRWTINAKCGAESDEHVQLHDTESMARRYNSLCREAIRCAEEGAVSQETYNAALGALKEGGKKVALAKRNVSKVSPPRSQASCVGYDDRRTSTSASEMTPLLWPRQDEMTKRFNLNDTGSPAQAVADLNPQRMAPVSLHRDDGHADNMVILPCLKSMTWVMENKTSAPANRVAVINLKLQDYSRTPSRESEVKFQLSQVTLEPMMKSMAYISEQLSAPANRVAVINLKLQDTETTSGESEVKFQVSRDTLGAMLRSMAYIREQLSNTVESQLEIPAKKQRK, from the exons ATGGAAGATCAAATGCACCTGATGGAGATAACATTGTTGAGCCGCAAATGG GTTGGTTTGAGAAGAGTGTCGGGTGAATCCTGTGATGCAATGCTTAGAGTGGAGTTAAAAGGTCAAAACAAGTGGGTTGTGACCAAATATGTGAAGGACCACTGTCACTCCCTTGTGTATCCCAACAAGGTGCATCATCAGAGATCGCACAAGCATTTTGCGGTGACAAAAAAGAAGGTACCTGAGAATAATCAGGGTGTTGGAGTTGTTCCTAGTGGTGTAATGTATGTCTCAGTAGACTGTAACCGCATCCCTGTAGAGATGAACCATGGAGCTAAGAGAACTCGTCCTGAAGAGTCAGATCAAACTGTTAAGAATTCTACACTTCAGGGTTTTTCTCCTAGACATTGCAATCAACGAAGAACATTAGGGAGAGATGCTCAGAATCTTCTCGATTACTTCAAGAAAATGCAGGCTGAGAATCCCGGATTTTACTATGCCATACAATTGGACGAAGATAATCGCATGTCTAGTGTATTTTGGGCTGATGCAAGGTCAAGAAATGCATACAGTCATTTTGGTGATGCCGTTATACTGGACACGATGTACAGAGTTAATCAGTGCAAAGTCCCATTTGCTCCGCTCACAGGAGTAAATCATCATGGTCAGGCAATTTTGTTTGGTTGTGCACTTCTTCTAGATGAGTCTGAGGCTACATTTGTCTGGCTATTCAAGACCTTCCTTGCCGCTATGAATGACCGTGCCCCGGTCTCATTAATTACTGATCAGGACACTGTTATACAATCTGCAGTTTCTCAAGTTTTTCCTGAAACACGGCACTGTATCAACAAGTGGCATGTATTAAGGGCTGGCCAGGACAGAATGTCTCATGTATGTCACATGTTCCCAAATTTCCAGGTTGAACTCTATAATTGTATCAATTTGACTGAGACAGTTGAAGAATTTGAATCGTATTGGGAGATGATCCTTGATAAGTATGACCTGAAGAAGAATGATTGGCTTCAATCCATATATAATACACGTCGACAGTGGGCACCAGTTTATTTTCGTGATACTTTCTTTGCAGCCGTTTCTCCTAACCAGGAATATGAATGTTCTTTTTTCGATGGGTATGTGAGTCAACAGATTACATTGCCATTGTTCTTCAGGCAATATGAAAGAGCTTTGGAGAATTCATTTGAGAAGGAAACAGAAGCTGATTTTGATACAATATGCACCACTCCACCACTAAAGACACCATCTCCAATGGAGAAACAGGCAGCAACTTTATATACGaagaaaatattcttaaaatttcaagAAGAGTTGGTGGAGACATTTGTCTACACTGCAAACAGAATTGATGGAGATGGGGTTATCAGCACATTCAGAGTTGCAAAATTTGAGGATGACCAGAAAGCATACCTTGTCTCATTGAATATATCTGAACTGAAAGCAAATTGTAGCTGCCAGATGTTTGAATGTAGTGGTATCCTCTGTAGACATATTCTTACAGTTTTTACAGTAACTAATATTCTTACATTGCCATCTCATTACATCTTGAAAAGGTGGACAATAAATGCAAAATGTGGTGCTGAATCAGATGAACATGTACAACTTCATGATACTGAATCAATGGCTCGGAGATACAACAGTCTCTGCAGGGAAGCCATAAGATGTGCTGAAGAAGGGGCTGTATCTCAAGAGACATATAATGCTGCATTAGGTGCTCTTAAAGAAGGAGGAAAGAAAGTGGCTCTTGCAAAAAGAAATGTTTCTAAAGTTTCACCTCCTAGATCACAAGCCAGTTGTGTTGGCTATGATGATCGGAGGACGTCTACCTCTGCTTCGGAAATGACCCCATTATTGTGGCCAAGACAAGATGAAATGACAAAGCGCTTTAATCTTAATGATACTGGTAGTCCTGCTCAGGCTGTTGCTGATTTAAATCCCCAGCGCATGGCCCCTGTTTCTCTTCACCGTGATGATGGTCATGCAGATAACATG GTGATTCTTCCTTGCCTCAAGTCAATGACATGGGTGATGGAGAATAAAACTTCAGCACCTGCGAATAGAGTTGCTGTCATCAACCTGAAG CTGCAAGATTACAGTAGGACTCCTTCACGAGAATCAGAAGTTAAGTTTCAGCTATCCCAGGTCACACTAGAGCCCATGATGAAGTCTATGGCTTATATCAGCGAGCAACTTTCCGCCCCAGCTAATAGGGTTGCTGTCATCAATCTGAAG CTTCAAGATACTGAAACAACTTCAGGAGAGTCAGAGGTGAAATTTCAGGTTTCTAGAGATACTTTAGGTGCCATGTTGAGGTCAATGGCATATATCCGTGAGCAACTGTCGAATACA GTTGAGTCGCAACTGGAGATTCCAGCAAAAAAGCAACGGAAATAG